The nucleotide sequence GGCTTCCTGGTAAAAGACTAGTCAGACTAACAAATTATAGAAGTTCCCCTTGCAAAGTATGTTAACACATTACAGACAGTATTTTCAACAGCAGACTATGAACCTCTCCTGGCCTTTCAAGTACAAAGACATGAGTAGCCCATGTGTAACAAACCAACGTGTTTATGAAGCTGTTTCAGTAAGTTCCTGTGGCAGTAGTTTATCAATTACTATTACAGCAATTAACATGCTGGTCTTCTTCATGAAACAGGTGTAAAAAACCAAACGGATCTCTCCAATAAactaaaaaggatttttcttatCCAAAAATAATGAAAGGACATCAATGGTAGGCTGTGAATGGTTGTAAATATTAGTTACTAGGAAGGCTGTTTCAGTAGCAGACTGCTCTGGTTTACAACTCCTGTTGCCAATCAACACTTCTTAAGTCTATCTGTGGTAGCTATCCCACAGACCTCCCAGACTGAAGTCCCCGCACTGATCCACTGGATGCACAGTAGTTTGTCATGGTAACTCGACTGTGTCTCACCCCTTCAGCTGCTTGTACTTCCCCACACCTTGGAAGACCTGAAAATGCTGAACTTTCCTTGGTATTTCTGCCTGTGGTTTGCCTCTTAACTGAGGATACGAAGGCTGCTTAGATGTATTGTGAATAATCTGAAAAGGAACAGGAATGTACCACATTTTAAAGACATGCTTCATTCTAGCATAAGCTCCACTGTGAAAATGACAATAAAAAATTGCTGCCTTCCAACTTAGATCAATCTCCCTGACATAGTCAAAATATCTGCTTGCTTTAGCGATAAAAATAAGCCTGTTAGCAGGATGTAACCAGTGCAGCCTTAGGAGGCTGCTGAGCTCTATTCTCATTCAAACTACTGTTTCAATTGCCTTCAATTACACCTGCATGATCTTGGTAACAAAGGAGAGGTGTAACAGAGCAGCATTTTTGTCCTAGGAATGTTAGTATGCCAACGCTATCTATCTGCCTTTCAAATCCTCGCTGAATTCTGCATGAATTCTCTTAAGAAACGTTTAAGAGAAGCAGATTGTAAGTGGACACAGGCTGTGCATACCTTAGAAATGCAAGCAGCCCAACCGCTAGCTCTGTAGTACATAAATCATGAACACTAAAGTGTAGTCCTACTACAACCACAAATTTACCCACAGTGGTCTTCTGACTGGACATGTGATTAATCCTCAATCAAAATACCACATTTGGTTCAAAATTGCAAAACTGTGGCAAGAACAAACCTGGTAATAAAAGCTGCTTCTCaacaaacaaaatgaataaaGCCTCTCTTGGAATTTCTCCTGACACCTTCCTGCCTATTACAGCAGTGGGATTTTCAGTGTCAGGAGAAATGCAGGTCCTGAATTAAGATCTCCACAGAACTAGTAGTGCTGTGATTAAGCATGGTTTAAACTAACTTGTAAGACTGTACTTAATAAATGTAGGATTCCAGAAGAGATTCAAGTCAAATGTCCTAAAAGATTGACCTGTCCCATTTGACAGCACTTCCCCAAAAATGCTGAGTCACACACTCTGAGCATCAGGACCCTGCAAAGTGTATCAAACAGGATACACACATCATTGCTACTCATTTATCACCCTGAGTTACAGTCAGTGTTATTGTACGTGGTTTCTTAGACTAAGCTTTCCAAGAGCCTCATTCTCTTGAGCAAGATTGCACACTATTCCTGTCCAGAACCAGAGGGAGggagaacagaaaaatacaggaaacaaaaaaaaccccaccagttgATGTGAGCCTTCTTACCTATGTAATTATTAATAGACTTCCTGGATAAGTCATCCTGTTTCTGCAGTGCAGGGCTTTCTGCGGGGCTATCGGAGCTAAGTGGAAGTGGCTTATCCTCTGTTGCTGATGGTGTTTTTAACCAGAGAGGTaaggggggaggtgggggaggtGGGGGTAAAGGAGGAGGGGGTGGAGGAGGTGGTGGCGAGGATGGAGAGACCATCAAtcctttgctgtgcttttgtcGCTCTGTGTCACCATCAGTAACAAAAATCTGGACAGGAATATCTGCTGGGGTATTCTGATGTGAAGCTTTTGATTCTTTGGCTTCTACTAGCAGTATGCTCTTCGGCTGCTCTGGAGCTGCCCTGGTTCTTGACGAAGGTGGAGGGGACAGTACTGCAGCCTGATGAGTGATGCTTTGTGGCAACTTGGGACTGAGAGGCTGGGGACGAGATGTTTTCAGAACAACATGAGCTGGACGCTTCTGCAAAACAAATCGTAAGTCAGGAGGTCGCATCTCCGTTGGACTGGCCAAAACATCAACCCTAAAGAGACAAAAAGCCACAGAGTATAGACCTGTCCCACTCACCCATTCAAGCAGAAAATTCAACCATGAACAGTAAATGACTATCAAGGTATTTCTTTCAAAGCCATTTCCTCACTTGTATTCTTTGCAACAGGCTCTGCACCTGGAAACTATACCCTTAGTGGATTTAATCCTCTTGACTTGGATTTAATCCTCTTGACTCATTACACACAATCCTGTTTTAGGCTATCCAACTGGTTGTCTCTGATTTGGACTGTGCTCACACGTGAGCTACAGCTACTTTCTGACATTGTGTTTTGACACCATTTAGGACTACTGTAGTTCACAGTACTTGCCTCCCTGAATGTTTTCAGCCTCTCCAGTGTTTTCTGACGTTCCTGGCTTATCCacgcttttttctttttctcctcctctttttgcTTGTCTCTCTTCTGCATTAAAACACAAGTGAGCGAGCCTCAGTGTGTGAAAACAAGCAGCTGCCAGATTCTCCAAGGCTGCTGTTCAGTACTCACTATCTGTATGCTGTGATGCTGCTGGAAGTGTTTTTTGCTCTCTTCTGCCTGTTGCAGTCTCTGCTGATGGCGTGCTTCACACTGATCCTGGTAGAACAGCAAAATTTATGCAAACATTGGTTAGTTCACATTTACTGTGCACCATCTGTGCCATTAACTCCTGTGCACAAGCCACTAAACAGTGACCAAGGCTGAGTGCTTGGCTGTGCCAAGAAGGACGGCTAAGCTCAACTAGTGGCAGATGTGAGACCCTGAAGGTGAAGTCTGTGGGACTCCTTCATGGCTAAAAAGCCAATGGGATGTTTTGTTCTCCTAATTAGTGATAGAGTTATTCATGCTGTAGATAAAATATACCCAGATCTGaactgatcaaaaaaaaaaaaaaaaaaagagaagaaaggaaaaaaaaaggcaaaaccaagcTCTGAATAAATTTCACCCAGGTACcagctggagggaagggctgcAAAGACACAAGGAAGAAAGCAAGAGGGAAGCCAGCAGGGcattacaaaaatacaaagcTACTTTCCCCCTGTCCCTTATTTGCCACAGCTTGCAAGTACAAAAGCCAGGGAAGCAAAGGTATGGAAAGCACAATGAATGCCTAACAGGGGTACCTTCTGTTGGTGACAAATGCCGCAGAAAGGCTGCAGGCTTCAGTATTTTCTCTGGGAGTCGCTATTTGTCACTGTACAGAGGGGGATTATCCACATGGCTGGGTAAGCATTTGCAAATCATCTGGCATTTGGCGTTAGTATTATATAACCAATAGACAGCAATTAAGTgaatgaaaacagaagcagaggaaGTGTTTGCCGAGGAAGCAGTTGCAAGCAAGAGACAATGACAGCTCACAAAACATTTCCAATGTCATTCCCATTTTGTCCAGGCTAGGGAGGGGTAAAAGGCCAGACAGACTGAAGCTTAAACTCTGCTCTCTGCCCCAGCAGGACTGTGCAGGTGTAAGGTAAGCTCAGCTCACTGGGAAGGTTCATGAGAGTCAACCCTGATCTCACTTGTGTCTTCCTAGTGTTCTGCTCTGAatgggaaacaaaggaaaaaactgcCCTTTGCACAGAGCTGAGAGGCTAGAGAGAGAATTGCAGCAGGTAAATTTTCCCCTCCCACCCATTCAAATGCAAAGTATCCTCCTGTACTGCAGCTGCTTTGTAAAAGGCTGCCAGGGCAAAGCTCCAGCTGGCCACAACAGGGATCTGATAAGGTTTAGCTGACAGGGCAACACCTCCTGGGTCACCTGTGTAAGTTTGTGTTCTCTTAATAAGCTAGAGAGGCACTTGCACTACACAGTGGAGTGTAAAGCTGGCTTAAAATCACATTATCCCTCTTTCTGTTTGGAGGCCTCGGCACCGAGTCACATATCATCTTGTACACTCCCCCCAAAGCTTCCCTAGTTGTTTCCTGTCCATCCCTCATGAGTCAAGACATCAGCTAAAGAAAATGCACATCTCCAGGActgcatttacttttttgttcCTGAGGTAGGCTCTCCTCGCACAGACAGTCCCACGCTTTGTCTCCAACTGCTTAGTCTTCTGCCTCAGCATCGTCATTTCTGACAAGTTAGCGTAATGTTGTTCCATTGTCTGTTCAATGACCTTGAGCTCCTCAGGATTTTCACATGTATCATAGTAAACAACTTCATCCTGTTTCTCTAAAAAGGcatttggcatttttttaaaaacccaaaaattGCCAcagttatttaaacatttaaagaactaatgacattttaaaagccaTTGAAGGCAGTTAGTTATTAGAAAGTGTAATGCTCCAGAGCTGAGCTTGGTCCTTCAAAGTCTTACGCAAATGCGTCATGTTAGTCACAGGGGTGCTTTGGAGGATCGAATTTATGCTGTTAGCATTTGTTGTTATTTAGCTTCCTCTTTCAAATGTCTCTCTGTGCTTTAACTCCTACCTTCACCAACTGGAGTTTTCCTGGAAAATTGAAGACTATTCTGATCAACACTGGGTGATGACTTCTATTTACTATTTACCAGGTTTTAATTATGCAACAAGCAGGAGCAATGTTTACTTCACAGTGTACACAGTAATAGAGAATTCATAAGCACAAATAAGCATAAACAAGACTGGTGCCTAATTTGGTCATAAATATGTTACGAAGAGACACTTAAACTGGAAGACAGCAGTACTCAAGTACCATCTAGCTATAATCACCTCTTTCTGTCATTACAGGATGTATTTTGTAATTTCTACATGTTAAATTACAACAGATTTGTGGTGAATTTCAGGATCCATTTCAGCAGGTCACAATATCCACAGTTTCTATGCACAGATCTTGTAACTATGAGAGCAGTTAAGTATTTTCAGTATAGTTATTCCATATGCTAAACCAGTGCACACACATATCACAGCTGCTGTCAAGATGAGCTAcgaatgtggctttttttttttaagcttgtgtTATCAATTTAGTGTCTAATTAGTCATAAGACAAAATATCAGATGGTGCCACAGCATCAATGTTTTCCAGTGTTGCTTTCTACTATTGAGACCTGGGCAGTGataatcatccttttttttttttttaaaacagagcagGCTCTATCACCCCTGTGTTTTGGATATGTGCTTAAGTGTTTGTTTATTCTTACCTTTAATCTGTCTCCTTAAAGTGTCCAACTGTACAATAAGCAGCATCTCTTCATGTTTCAATACTTCAAGCTGTACATTATATAATTCCAGCTGTGTTTCATAATACTGTATTTCCAGCTCCTCCACCACAGCTAAGTTCTCTTCTTGTTCACTGAGGTTCTCCATCTGTATAGccccaaacagaaaataaaaagcattaataaCAAAATACGCACACATGAAACATGCACCAATGCACAAATACCTGTACAGAGCCCGGCCTAACTGGCAGCTGCTTAGGTGCTTTGGTATGGAAACAACAGAACATTAGAAATGGCTTGGAGCAAAAGCTCAGGGGAGCAGAGAGCCTTATTAACCTGGAGTGTGATTTTACCTTAAGTCTACCAGGAAAGACTTCATTATAACCTGCACAAATAATACTGCTCCTGAAAACAATTATGTATGCTGCAGTACACTGCTCTACAAATACCAGGTAATCCTAGCAGCAGTTAGATGGCATCAAATCAAGAAAATCAGAAGACTAAAATTaaataggtatttttattttgcagtgtcCTCTGAAAAGAATATCTGCTCTTTATTTCCCTAAAACTAACCATTTCAAAGGTTAATATCACAAATGCTAACATGACACTTGAACTGTAAAAGCATGTATCTTAACCTTTGCTAAGTGTCCTCATAATGTGCAGGAGCAATTTTAAAAAACTGGAGATATGCATTTTTCCACAACTTAAAACCATGTTGAAAACCTAAAGTGTTTCATTGACAAAGACTGTGAAAGTCTACTCCCATGACCACTTCGGTAGGTTTTGATCAGCTCTTCACAAAACGGTGACAGAAAAGGAGACTTTGGAAGGTCTTACATTTTTCTGAATGCCAGCTCTCTTCTGTTTCAGGCACAACTCTCTTGCCCGCAGATGCTGAAGGGTTTCTTTAGCTAACATACATTTCAGGTTTTCTAGTCGTGGCAAAGCTGATGCCCAGGCAGTTTTACCAAATCTTTCCTGATCTTGTTCCATCTGTTTGTGCATTGCTGCAGATTAAAACATTGCAATAAGATATGAGAAATGCAGTGTACTAATAGCCCTTGTGTGTTTCTACTATAGCTGCAGTACTAAAAATGCTGATGCTATTAAACAATTCCTGAAGCTTCTTTAGAAATTACAAGACTAAAGATTGAATTTATGATTTTATATATGTAAGTAAATACTTCATTGTACCATGGAAATATGCCTTAACAGTTACACAGCAATCTACTCAGTTAACAGGCTTGCATATCAAGTGTTAAAAGCGTGCACGGTTTTTGTTCAGAGGTTTGCAGCTGTCAGTCTCAGGCCTTGATAATGTGTTTGTGTGCAAGCCAAGTGCAAGTTGTAAACCAAACTGGTTAAAAGATATAAATCTTAGGTgaataaaatgcttctttcttaAGCTGGACACTCATCCTAACCTGAGGGTCTGCAGTGAGAGACCAGCAAAGGTGATAAGAGCTCTCAGTCCCTTAAGTCAAGTATTTACACAACCTTTTGTGTAAATCATTCTGATTACCTGCCAGAGCCTTTACAGTTTCCTTGAAGTAGTTCACAGTGATATCCTGAATGGAGCACACAGCATTCTCAGCTCGCTTAGTCCATTCTTCAGCatctttctgcaaagctgctacTCTTTTAGGCCCCAAATTATCATACTGCAAAGATTTCTGCAAGGAGACAAAATTCTCAGTTACCAACTGGTCACCACAGTGGTGCAGCCCGCATCATGCTACACTTAAGAGACATTTCAAGCAAGGCAGAGCATGGTGGCAAACATGACGTTCCCCTCACCTGTCACAAAGTGAATCACTATTCATGCCTATGTGTTGCCTTGTTCCTCATTCTCTATAGTAACTCGGTACCTTTGTTCCAATCGTGACTTCACAC is from Strix aluco isolate bStrAlu1 chromosome 12, bStrAlu1.hap1, whole genome shotgun sequence and encodes:
- the WHAMM gene encoding WASP homolog-associated protein with actin, membranes and microtubules; its protein translation is MEPQPDSLEGWVAVRDTAFAEPQPPRLRFLVGWNDVEAAFAVTCHGRAEAAAQAPQSWAGLFSAPALRGVHRQLAAVCPRLEPAFPVLPPTLPGAAAAGGLWAVLFPGGAAPGEAEVQELCRELELYLGWALELCGGRVVLDALFAADRRRDDEYFESLHELRGRALRGHLARAKEALRRVLQQHKNADTMVALMKVYEEEGEAYQDLVTMATQFYQYLLQPFRDMRELATLYKLEILKSLQYDNLGPKRVAALQKDAEEWTKRAENAVCSIQDITVNYFKETVKALAAMHKQMEQDQERFGKTAWASALPRLENLKCMLAKETLQHLRARELCLKQKRAGIQKNMENLSEQEENLAVVEELEIQYYETQLELYNVQLEVLKHEEMLLIVQLDTLRRQIKEKQDEVVYYDTCENPEELKVIEQTMEQHYANLSEMTMLRQKTKQLETKRGTVCARRAYLRNKKDQCEARHQQRLQQAEESKKHFQQHHSIQIKRDKQKEEEKKKKAWISQERQKTLERLKTFREKRPAHVVLKTSRPQPLSPKLPQSITHQAAVLSPPPSSRTRAAPEQPKSILLVEAKESKASHQNTPADIPVQIFVTDGDTERQKHSKGLMVSPSSPPPPPPPPPLPPPPPPPPLPLWLKTPSATEDKPLPLSSDSPAESPALQKQDDLSRKSINNYIGSMDEVLASLKRNEVHLRKVEQPNPYASVKDNILSAIRQGVKLRKVNRDTEKDVSKGSTNELERSIKAVIQRIKKVSADSEEEENNDQNNGEWDS